The Streptomyces tendae genome has a window encoding:
- the fomD gene encoding cytidylyl-2-hydroxypropylphosphonate hydrolase yields the protein MTEGGTTMRGAAGGAARPYWAPGTQILWRYRENGGARIHIARPVTVVRDDSELLAVWMAPGTECVRPVLADGTPVHQEPLATRYTKPRAVQRDRWSGTGVLKLARPGEPWSVWLFWEPGWRFKNWYVNLEEPLVRWAGGVDSEDHFLDISVQPDGGWHWRDEDEFAQAQRDGLMDSALAGRVREAGRAAVAVIDAWGPPFADGWENWRPDPSWTVPSLPQDWDRTPVHASP from the coding sequence ATGACAGAGGGTGGAACCACGATGCGCGGCGCGGCGGGCGGGGCGGCCCGCCCCTACTGGGCCCCGGGGACGCAGATCCTGTGGCGGTACCGGGAGAACGGCGGCGCGCGCATCCACATCGCGCGCCCCGTCACGGTCGTGCGCGACGACTCGGAGCTGCTGGCCGTGTGGATGGCGCCCGGCACCGAGTGCGTCAGGCCCGTGCTCGCCGACGGCACCCCGGTGCACCAGGAACCCCTCGCCACGCGGTACACCAAGCCGCGCGCGGTGCAGCGGGACCGCTGGTCCGGCACCGGTGTGCTGAAGCTGGCCCGGCCCGGCGAGCCCTGGTCGGTGTGGCTGTTCTGGGAGCCGGGCTGGCGGTTCAAGAACTGGTACGTGAACCTGGAGGAGCCGCTCGTCCGCTGGGCGGGCGGGGTGGACTCCGAGGACCACTTCCTGGACATCTCCGTGCAGCCGGACGGCGGCTGGCACTGGCGCGACGAGGACGAGTTCGCGCAGGCCCAGCGGGACGGTCTGATGGATTCCGCGCTGGCCGGACGGGTCCGGGAGGCCGGGCGCGCCGCGGTCGCGGTGATCGACGCCTGGGGGCCGCCGTTCGCGGACGGCTGGGAGAACTGGCGGCCGGATCCGTCCTGGACGGTACCGTCACTGC